The DNA window caTTACATTCTCATTATTGTCATAAATGTTAGTATTGTTGTCACCAGTATTATTGCAGTTTAACATCTTGCCGATGTCCTTGACGAACAACGGATAAAGAAgatctaaaattttctctttttcagCCATATATCTTGCTCTTTCAAATGGAATCCAAACACCTTTTAAATGCATTGATCCAATTTTAACGACGTGTCTAATTTTCTCCGCTTTCAAAATACCATCTCTTCTACCTCTTGTCATCTTCGtaacattcaataatttcgTACCATTAATCATATCATTGTCCGCTCTTCTTACGACAGATACACCGTTGGCTTCCACCTGGTAACATAAGGTGTTTTCATCTTCCcatattgttgttgttacTCTAGGTAAACTATTTTCGTCCGTTTCATCATTGGAAGTTCTAATCTTGTACGTCTTTGGCTCTTGttcattttgttgaaaCCCAGGATACACATACCCGTTTTTAATCGATGATGGTGTCGAAATTGTGGGGATTACGGGCATTTGTTGTTGTCGCTGTTGTGGCATCTCTTGTTTCATTGAGTGTAATGGTGGAGGTGGCGTAGGTATTAGGGGGAAGTAAGGTGTAGTGCCATTATTAGTAGTACTGTTACTAGAATGGTTATTGTTTGCAGTTGCCgttgatttattatctCCTGGATAATAATAGTAGGGTGCAGTTAATGGTGGATATTGAAATGGCAATTGCGGATTATAGAAGTAATAATATGGAATTTGTGGATTCGCACTATTACCTGCAGCATTAGCTGTTGCTGTGGTACCATTGACAATAttgttgttattgttattgttattgttattgttattgttacTAGTTgtattttgatattgtaaAGCCAATTGTTGTTGATAGTATTGCTGATAATGCCATTGTTCAGGTGTGAAATATTGATATGCATTCTGACTGAAACTAGATTGAGGTTGTTGCATCTGATGTTGTGCCATATCCTGCTCTTCATCTACTGTTCTTTCGACATTGGCATTAAACATGCCATCGTTCAGGATCTTTGACATATCGTTTTCATTGCCTCTCTTATAACTATTGTTCTGATCAGACATTATGTGTAAACTGCTGCAAGATGTCAAAAGAAACAACAATaagtaaataaataatgataataatagtatcaagagtaataataataataataaattacGGAAGCAGGAACAAAAATCTCTCTGATGCCATGAGCCATACACATGCACTTAACAAATAATCTCTGTAATCCTCGTATCTCGAAGGAAACTGGGTCTCAACGacgaaaaattttctctttctctgCTTCGAACGCGTATCCTGGCTCCGCTTAAGAAGGGCATTTTTTGCAGGTACACCGAGAATGTGCGGCAGATTGAAGCGCCCGTTTCCTTGGAAATTAACTCTATTCTCGACTGCGTGGGAAACGAGTCGTCTGTTATGAGTGTTTGATATGGGGTGTTGGTTGGTGTTGTAAGAGAGAGTACTGTGTGTGTCGGAGTGTTGCCATGCCGGTGGATTC is part of the Kazachstania africana CBS 2517 chromosome 1, complete genome genome and encodes:
- the SOK2 gene encoding Sok2p (similar to Saccharomyces cerevisiae PHD1 (YKL043W) and SOK2 (YMR016C); ancestral locus Anc_2.564), with the protein product MSDQNNSYKRGNENDMSKILNDGMFNANVERTVDEEQDMAQHQMQQPQSSFSQNAYQYFTPEQWHYQQYYQQQLALQYQNTTSNNNNNNNNNNNNNIVNGTTATANAAGNSANPQIPYYYFYNPQLPFQYPPLTAPYYYYPGDNKSTATANNNHSSNSTTNNGTTPYFPLIPTPPPPLHSMKQEMPQQRQQQMPVIPTISTPSSIKNGYVYPGFQQNEQEPKTYKIRTSNDETDENSLPRVTTTIWEDENTLCYQVEANGVSVVRRADNDMINGTKLLNVTKMTRGRRDGILKAEKIRHVVKIGSMHLKGVWIPFERARYMAEKEKILDLLYPLFVKDIGKMLNCNNTGDNNTNIYDNNENVMNDEKSRVSIGILKG